In one window of Thermodesulfobacteriota bacterium DNA:
- the greA gene encoding transcription elongation factor GreA encodes MHELPIIKQLQEELQKVEKELRVDVPKELQKAAAHGDLRENAEYEAAKHRQSFLQARAAHLSARINTLSSLKLDDIPKGSAGFGSRIHLEDLSSGEESIFELVTPEEVDPRNGKISVSSPIGRALLNKKTGDEVVVDLPTGRKEYEVTELYTLHDLLFRKPDR; translated from the coding sequence ATGCACGAGCTTCCCATAATAAAACAGCTCCAGGAGGAGCTTCAGAAGGTCGAGAAAGAGCTCAGGGTCGACGTGCCCAAGGAGCTCCAGAAGGCGGCAGCGCACGGCGACCTCCGCGAGAACGCCGAGTACGAGGCCGCCAAGCACAGGCAGTCTTTCCTGCAGGCCCGCGCCGCGCACCTCTCCGCCAGGATAAACACGCTGAGCTCGCTTAAGCTCGACGACATACCCAAGGGCTCCGCGGGTTTCGGCTCGAGGATACATCTCGAGGACCTCTCCAGCGGAGAGGAATCCATCTTCGAGCTCGTCACCCCCGAGGAGGTGGACCCCAGGAACGGGAAGATATCCGTGAGCTCCCCAATCGGGAGGGCCCTTCTGAACAAGAAAACAGGGGACGAGGTGGTGGTGGACCTGCCTACCGGCAGGAAGGAATACGAAGTGACCGAGCTGTATACTCTCCACGACCTCCTTTTCAGGAAGCCGGACAGGTAG
- a CDS encoding carbonic anhydrase family protein: MMVSAGKFLISAVVALGLGFTPACLMAADKHGPHWAYEGEHGPEHWGHVSKEFKACSDGKAQSPIDLSNAAPEALSGIEFKYGPSRLNIVNNGHTVQVNYDGGSSITVDGSEYKLVQFHFHTPSEHTVDGKSYGNEMHLVHKNDKGQLAVVGVLIEEGEENAAYGAIWSNLPAKAGEERSVEVDINAGEFIPSESAYFTYAGSLTTPPCSESVKWIVLKSPVQMSAAQIKGIRDIMNKNNRPVQPLNERALKVSQ; this comes from the coding sequence ATGATGGTCTCTGCAGGGAAGTTTTTGATTTCCGCGGTCGTCGCGCTCGGGTTGGGCTTCACGCCTGCCTGCCTCATGGCGGCGGACAAGCACGGCCCGCACTGGGCTTACGAGGGGGAGCATGGTCCCGAGCACTGGGGGCATGTCTCAAAGGAGTTCAAGGCCTGCTCCGATGGGAAGGCTCAGTCGCCGATAGACCTCTCGAACGCAGCGCCCGAGGCGCTTTCTGGAATAGAGTTCAAGTACGGCCCCTCAAGGCTCAATATCGTGAATAACGGGCACACCGTGCAGGTGAATTACGACGGGGGCAGCTCGATAACGGTGGACGGCTCCGAATACAAACTGGTGCAGTTCCATTTCCACACGCCGAGCGAGCACACGGTAGACGGGAAATCCTACGGGAACGAGATGCACCTCGTGCACAAGAACGACAAGGGCCAGCTCGCGGTCGTGGGCGTCCTTATAGAGGAAGGCGAGGAGAACGCCGCATACGGCGCGATTTGGTCGAACCTCCCGGCAAAGGCAGGAGAGGAGAGGTCGGTCGAGGTGGACATAAACGCAGGCGAGTTCATCCCTTCGGAGAGCGCCTATTTCACCTACGCCGGTTCGCTTACCACACCTCCGTGCAGCGAGAGCGTCAAGTGGATAGTGCTAAAGAGCCCCGTACAGATGTCCGCCGCCCAGATAAAAGGGATACGGGATATAATGAACAAGAACAACAGGCCGGTGCAGCCCTTGAACGAGAGGGCCCTTAAGGTCAGCCAGTAA
- a CDS encoding EamA family transporter codes for MDKSFIFAILAALVWGLAPAFEKVGLKGPIDPFLGVFIRTIPIAAIAVAGVFFMGRMGEVANVDLRSALFLAAGGVLAGLLGQFAFYSALKAGEASVVVPVAATYPLVALFVSVLFLGEAFTLQKLAGIALVVGGVVLLK; via the coding sequence ATGGACAAGTCTTTTATCTTCGCCATTCTGGCGGCCCTTGTGTGGGGCCTTGCGCCGGCATTCGAGAAGGTGGGCCTCAAGGGGCCCATAGACCCGTTCCTGGGCGTATTCATAAGGACGATACCCATAGCGGCCATAGCCGTCGCAGGCGTCTTTTTCATGGGGAGGATGGGCGAGGTCGCGAATGTCGACTTGAGGAGCGCCCTTTTCCTGGCAGCGGGCGGAGTGCTTGCGGGCCTTCTCGGCCAGTTCGCATTCTACTCCGCCTTGAAGGCCGGCGAGGCGTCGGTCGTGGTGCCGGTTGCCGCCACGTATCCCCTCGTGGCCCTCTTCGTCTCGGTACTTTTCCTGGGCGAGGCGTTCACCTTGCAGAAGCTCGCGGGCATAGCCCTCGTAGTCGGGGGAGTGGTGCTCCTCAAGTAG
- a CDS encoding site-2 protease family protein, producing MNGRGIKLLKVLGIQVSIDYTWFIIFAIFAWSLAYGYFPFTLPGLGPGTYVVMGIVSALLLFVCVLIHEISHSYTANRLGLDIREITLFIFGGVAQLTKEPEDARTELKIAIAGPAASLVLAALFWISARVVSGEAYPVLNSILAYLALINLVLLVFNMIPGFPLDGGRVFRALWWLKTGDVNRATRVASDIGKGFALFLIVAGFMQIFVGNFIGGLWFVLIGVFVRQAAESGYQQVVIKRALEGLKVRDLMSSPVITVSEEKTVSDAVENYFFKHHHASYPVTSNGHISGLLTLNNVRSVEKERWSGTRVGEVMERLGPEDSLSPDDNALDALTRMMGNNHIGRFPVLKKGELVGIISRRDIMKMLEFKTGLEK from the coding sequence ATGAACGGCAGGGGAATAAAGCTCCTCAAGGTGCTCGGTATCCAGGTTTCGATAGACTATACCTGGTTCATAATATTCGCCATCTTCGCCTGGTCCCTCGCCTACGGCTACTTCCCTTTCACGCTGCCCGGCCTGGGCCCCGGCACTTACGTTGTAATGGGCATTGTCTCGGCCCTGCTGCTTTTCGTATGCGTCCTTATACACGAGATTTCGCATTCCTACACTGCCAACAGGCTTGGCCTGGACATAAGGGAGATTACCCTTTTCATATTCGGCGGGGTCGCGCAGCTCACAAAGGAGCCGGAGGACGCCAGGACCGAGCTGAAGATCGCCATAGCAGGCCCGGCTGCAAGCCTTGTGCTCGCGGCGCTCTTCTGGATAAGCGCCCGGGTCGTGAGCGGCGAAGCCTACCCGGTCCTCAATTCCATACTGGCCTATCTCGCCCTCATCAACCTCGTGCTCCTGGTCTTCAACATGATACCCGGCTTCCCGCTCGACGGCGGCAGGGTCTTCAGGGCCCTCTGGTGGCTCAAGACCGGAGACGTCAACAGGGCCACGAGGGTGGCGAGCGACATCGGCAAGGGGTTCGCCCTCTTCCTCATAGTCGCGGGCTTCATGCAGATATTCGTGGGTAACTTCATCGGAGGGCTCTGGTTCGTGCTCATCGGCGTCTTCGTAAGGCAGGCCGCGGAAAGCGGCTACCAACAGGTAGTCATCAAGAGGGCGCTCGAGGGGCTTAAGGTCAGGGACCTCATGTCCTCGCCCGTGATTACCGTGAGCGAGGAAAAGACCGTCTCGGACGCGGTGGAGAACTATTTCTTCAAGCACCACCACGCGAGCTACCCGGTGACCTCCAACGGCCATATATCGGGGCTCCTGACACTCAACAACGTCCGGTCGGTCGAAAAGGAAAGATGGAGCGGGACAAGGGTCGGCGAGGTAATGGAGCGGCTCGGCCCCGAGGACTCGCTCAGCCCCGACGACAACGCCCTGGACGCCCTCACCAGGATGATGGGCAATAACCACATCGGGCGCTTCCCGGTCCTGAAGAAAGGCGAGCTCGTGGGAATCATATCGAGGCGGGACATAATGAAGATGCTCGAGTTCAAGACCGGCCTCGAAAAGTGA
- a CDS encoding ABC transporter ATP-binding protein, translating to MSAIVEVKGLTKVFNRRKKAVDGISFEMREGEILGLIGPNGAGKTTTLQMLLGLTTPTSGEIRIFGLDINTRREEILRQVNFSSSYISLPYSLTVEENLTVFSRLYGVSDRKERIRELLTVFEIIEIKDMPTRRLSSGQITRVCLCKALLNRPRVLFLDEPTASLDPDMADKTRSLLKKIKKEEGLSILYTSHNMKEMEEMCDRVIFMDKGRIIAVGDPESILREFGGRTLEEVFIKIARPGK from the coding sequence ATGAGCGCTATAGTCGAGGTAAAAGGGCTAACAAAGGTATTCAACAGGCGGAAGAAGGCCGTGGACGGCATCTCCTTCGAGATGCGCGAGGGCGAGATACTCGGACTTATCGGCCCGAACGGCGCCGGGAAGACCACCACCCTTCAGATGCTCCTCGGCCTCACTACACCCACCTCCGGCGAGATACGGATATTCGGCCTCGACATAAACACCCGGAGAGAGGAGATACTCCGGCAGGTCAACTTCTCGTCCTCCTACATATCCCTGCCGTATTCTCTCACGGTCGAGGAAAACCTGACGGTCTTCTCCCGACTCTACGGCGTGAGCGACAGGAAGGAGAGGATACGGGAGCTATTAACCGTCTTCGAGATAATCGAAATAAAGGACATGCCGACCCGCAGGCTCTCTTCCGGCCAGATAACGAGGGTGTGCCTCTGCAAGGCGCTCCTCAACAGGCCCAGGGTGCTATTCCTTGACGAGCCCACCGCGAGCCTCGACCCCGACATGGCCGACAAGACGAGGAGCCTCCTCAAGAAGATCAAGAAAGAGGAGGGGCTCTCGATACTCTATACATCCCACAACATGAAGGAGATGGAAGAGATGTGCGACAGGGTCATATTCATGGACAAGGGGAGGATAATCGCCGTCGGAGACCCGGAGAGCATACTCCGGGAGTTCGGGGGCAGGACCCTTGAGGAGGTGTTCATAAAGATAGCGAGGCCGGGGAAGTGA
- a CDS encoding ABC transporter permease, translating into MSRRRQRILAYTMRHLYLYKRSLPRLMEILYWPVLDLLVWGFVTVYLSRQEGSVPGFVTFFIGALILWDLLFRSQQGISVSFLEDVWSRNLLNIFVSPLSATEYILSLLFLSTIKLVLTATVMVTLAWLLYAFNIFALGLTLVPLVLNLIVMGWAVGILTTSLILRFGQEAEVLAWGVALLFQPVSAVFYPVEVLPWFLRAVANYIPAAHVFEGMRFVLNTGQFPAREVAAAAALNIVYIALSVLFFYWNFSVVRRKGLLAKVGE; encoded by the coding sequence GTGAGCCGCAGGCGACAGAGGATACTGGCCTACACCATGCGCCATCTTTATCTCTACAAGAGGAGCCTCCCGAGGCTCATGGAGATACTCTACTGGCCGGTACTGGACCTCCTCGTGTGGGGTTTCGTGACAGTATATCTATCGCGGCAGGAGGGGTCGGTGCCGGGGTTCGTCACCTTCTTCATAGGCGCGCTGATACTATGGGACCTCCTCTTCAGGAGCCAGCAGGGCATATCCGTGTCGTTTCTCGAGGACGTATGGTCGAGGAACCTCCTCAACATATTCGTAAGCCCGCTGAGCGCGACGGAATACATACTGTCGCTCCTTTTCCTCAGCACCATAAAGCTCGTCCTTACCGCGACGGTAATGGTAACGCTAGCATGGCTCCTCTATGCCTTCAATATATTCGCTCTGGGGCTTACGCTCGTGCCGCTCGTCCTTAACCTGATCGTGATGGGATGGGCCGTGGGCATACTGACGACCTCCCTTATACTCAGGTTCGGGCAAGAGGCCGAGGTGCTCGCCTGGGGTGTCGCGCTCCTCTTCCAGCCGGTATCGGCCGTTTTTTATCCGGTCGAGGTCCTGCCGTGGTTCCTCCGCGCCGTGGCCAACTACATACCCGCGGCGCACGTCTTCGAGGGCATGCGGTTCGTCCTCAACACGGGCCAGTTCCCGGCCAGGGAGGTGGCGGCCGCAGCCGCGCTGAACATCGTCTACATCGCGCTTTCAGTCCTTTTCTTCTACTGGAACTTCAGTGTTGTGAGGAGGAAGGGGCTTCTTGCGAAGGTCGGCGAATAA
- a CDS encoding rhodanese-like domain-containing protein: MVRDLTREELKEMMDSGESFVLVNVLDPEDFEYEHICGSINIPAPTIGRDALNILNKDDTVVLYCSGPRCVASAIAADKLDSLGFSDIWRYEGGIKEWKEAGYCIEGQAYKGKAA; the protein is encoded by the coding sequence ATGGTAAGGGACCTGACAAGGGAAGAGCTCAAGGAGATGATGGACAGCGGCGAGAGCTTCGTCCTCGTAAATGTGCTCGACCCGGAGGACTTCGAATACGAGCACATATGCGGCTCCATAAACATCCCAGCCCCGACGATAGGCAGGGACGCGCTCAATATCCTGAACAAGGACGACACCGTGGTCCTCTACTGTTCCGGCCCGCGGTGCGTCGCGAGCGCCATAGCCGCCGACAAGCTCGACTCCCTCGGCTTCAGCGACATCTGGAGGTACGAGGGCGGGATAAAGGAGTGGAAGGAAGCAGGGTACTGCATCGAGGGGCAGGCATACAAAGGGAAGGCGGCATAG